ACAGGATGTTGGGCCTTCTGTTCCATCCCAGGAGGGACCGCGGCGTCCACCTGAACCAAGGGCAGCAGCAGAAGGTCCTGGTGGCCTGCTACAACATCGATCTTTTCAGGGAATTTGTCTTTAAGAGCGGCCTGGCGGAGGCCTACAAGATTGAACCCTCGGCCCGCAACAGGTTGATGAAGGATGATTCGGCGCTCTTAGACCTGGCGTTTGCATACCTCGACCAAACCCTCTTTCCTTAGGCGCTTTGAAGGACAAATAATCGGTTGAAATTTATATTCAATTAAATTATGAGGGGATAAACGGACAACAAGACGCAGTAAATTGTGCCTGACGAAAACCCCGTCAGGCACAATTGAATATTGAAGAATTGAAAATTGAAAATTGATGGAATAAATTCAAGCTTAACAAAACAGATTCTCACATTCGACTGTTTCTTGATTTCCCGTGGTTTCGTTCAGGCACTGCGTCTATTTGCGTTCACTAGCGTTCACTAGCGGTTCCAGTTCAACCAGCGGAGGTATCCCATGACAAGGTCACTGCTGACAGCCGCCGATCTCTCCTCAGAGGACCTGTTCGCCATTTTCGAGAGGGCCCGGGATCTTAAATCCCGCATCAGGTCGCGCAAACCGATCGACACTCTTAAAAACAGGGTTATCGGCATCCTTTTTGAGAAGCCCTCAACCCGGACCCGGACCAGCTTCGAGTCGGCCATCCTCCGGCTGGGCGGCGCCACCATCTATCTCGCCCCCGGCAACCTCCAGATCAAACGGGGGGAACCGATCGAGGATACGGCACGAATGCTGGGAAGCTATCTCGATGCTATTGTTGCACGGGTCTATGCCCATCAGACAGTGGTAGACCTGTCCCGTCATTCCAATATTCCGGTGATCAACGGCCTAAGCGACCTCGACCACCCCACCCAGGCGATCTGCGACCTCTTCACCATCCTCGAAATAAAAGGGCGGGTCGAGGGGCTCAAGCTTGCCTATATCGGCGATGGAAACAATGTCTGTCATTCATTGCTGCTGGTCT
Above is a genomic segment from Deltaproteobacteria bacterium containing:
- the argF gene encoding ornithine carbamoyltransferase, translated to MTRSLLTAADLSSEDLFAIFERARDLKSRIRSRKPIDTLKNRVIGILFEKPSTRTRTSFESAILRLGGATIYLAPGNLQIKRGEPIEDTARMLGSYLDAIVARVYAHQTVVDLSRHSNIPVINGLSDLDHPTQAICDLFTILEIKGRVEGLKLAYIGDGNNVCHSLLLVCALAGMHMDVASPKGYAPDQEILRTATEIAAKTGARLNVFDRPEEAAAGADILYTDVWVSMGEEEEEKTKLKIFQGFQINAELLEIAADDVVVMHCLPAHRGLEITNDVIEGPRSIVWQQAENKMHGAAAILDYLLS